A region of Homo sapiens chromosome 17, GRCh38.p14 Primary Assembly DNA encodes the following proteins:
- the SCO1 gene encoding protein SCO1 homolog, mitochondrial produces the protein MAMLVLVPGRVMRPLGGQLWRFLPRGLEFWGPAEGTARVLLRQFCARQAEAWRASGRPGYCLGTRPLSTARPPPPWSQKGPGDSTRPSKPGPVSWKSLAITFAIGGALLAGMKHVKKEKAEKLEKERQRHIGKPLLGGPFSLTTHTGERKTDKDYLGQWLLIYFGFTHCPDVCPEELEKMIQVVDEIDSITTLPDLTPLFISIDPERDTKEAIANYVKEFSPKLVGLTGTREEVDQVARAYRVYYSPGPKDEDEDYIVDHTIIMYLIGPDGEFLDYFGQNKRKGEIAASIATHMRPYRKKS, from the exons ATGGCGATGCTGGTCCTAGTACCCGGACGAGTTATGCGGCCTCTGGGTGGCCAACTTTGGCGCTTCTTGCCTCGCGGACTCGAGTTTTGGGGCCCAGCCGAGGGGACTGCGAGAGTCTTGCTGAGGCAGTTCTGCGCGCGGCAAGCGGAGGCGTGGCGTGCCTCGGGGCGCCCTGGCTATTGCCTGGGAACCCGGCCCCTCAGCACTGCGAGGCCGCCACCCCCGTGGTCGCAGAAGGGCCCCGGAGACTCCACGCGCCCCTCGAAGCCCGGG CCTGTTTCCTGGAAGTCTTTAGCAATCACATTTGCTATTGGAGGAGCTTTACTGGCTGGAATGAAGCACgtcaagaaagaaaaggcagaga AGTTAGAGAAGGAACGGCAGCGACACATCGGCAAGCCTTTACTTGGGGGACCGTTTTCCCTCACAACTCATACTGGGGAGCGTAAAACTGACAAGGACTACTTGGGTCAGTGGTTATTGATTTATTTTGGCTTCACTCATTGCCCTGATGTCTGTCcagaagaactagaaaagatgATTCAAGTCGTGGATGAAATAG ATAGCATTACAACTCTGCCAGATCTAACTCCACTTTTCATCAGCATTGACCCAGAGAGGGACACAAAAGAAGCCATCGCAAATTATGtgaaag aattttctcCCAAACTGGTTGGCTTGACTGGCACGAGAGAAGAGGTCGATCAAGTGGCCAGAGCATACAGAGTGTATTACAGCCCTGGCCCCAAGGACGAAGATGAAGACTACATA GTGGATCACACAATAATAATGTACTTGATTGGACCAGATGGTGAGTTTCTAGATTATTTTGGCCAGAacaagaggaagggagaaatagCTGCTTCAATTGCCACACACATGAGGCCATACAGAAAAAAGAGCTAG